One window from the genome of Balaenoptera musculus isolate JJ_BM4_2016_0621 chromosome 3, mBalMus1.pri.v3, whole genome shotgun sequence encodes:
- the SAMD1 gene encoding atherin, with the protein MAGPPALPPPETAAAATTAAAASSSAASPHYQEWILDTIDSLRSRKARPDLERICRMVRRRHGPEPERTRAELEKLIQQRAVLRVSYKGSISYRNAARVQPPRRGATPPAPPRAPRGGPAAAAAAPPPTPAPPPPPAPVAAAAPARAPRAAAAAAATAPPSPGPAQPGPRAQRAAPLAAPPPAPAAPPAVAPPAGPRRAPPPAVAAREPPLPPPPQPPAPPQQQQPPPPQPQQPPEGGAARAGGPARPVSLREVVRYLGGSGGAGGRLTRGRVQGLLEEEAAARGRLERTRLGALALPRGDRPGRAPSAASARASRSKRGGEERVLEKEEEDEDDEDEDDEDEVSEGSEVPEGDRPAGAQHQQLNGERGPQSAKERVKEWTPCGPHQGQDEGRGPAPGSGTRQVFSMAAMNKEGGSASAATGPDSPSPVPLPPGKPALPGADGTPFGCPSGRKEKPADPVEWTVTDVVEYFTEAGFPEQATAFQEQEIDGKSLLLMQRTDVLTGLSIRLGPALKIYEHHIKVLQQGHFEDDDPDGFLG; encoded by the exons ATGGCGGGGCCCCCGGCCCTACCCCCGCCGGAGACGGCGGCGGCCGCCACCACGGCGGCCGCTGCCTCGTCGTCCGCCGCTTCCCCGCACTACCAAGAGTGGATCCTGGACACCATCGACTCGCTGCGCTCGCGCAAGGCGCGGCCGGACCTGGAGCGCATCTGCCGGATGGTGCGGCGGCGGCACGGCCCGGAGCCGGAGCGCACGCGCGCCGAGCTCGAGAAACTGATCCAGCAGCGCGCCGTGCTCCGGGTCAGCTACAAGGGGAGCATCTCGTACCGCAACGCGGCGCGCGTCCAGCCGCCCCGGCGCGGAGCCACCCCGCCGGCCCCGCCGCGCGCCCCCCGCGGGGgccccgctgccgccgccgccgcgccgccgcccACGCCCGCCCCACCGCCACCGCCCGCgcccgtcgccgccgccgccccggcccGGGCGCCCCGCgcggccgccgctgccgccgccacAGCGCCCCCCTCGCCCGGCCCCGCGCAGCCGGGCCCCCGCGCGCAGCGGGCCGCGCCCCTGGCCGCGCCGCCACCCGCGCCCGCTGCTCCTCCGGCAGTGGCGCCCCCGGCCGGCCCGCGCCGCGCCCCCCCGCCCGCCGTCGCCGCCCGGgagccgccgctgccgccgccgccacaGCCGCCGGCGCCgccacagcagcagcagccgccgccgccgcagccacAGCAGCCGCCGGAGGGGGGCGCGGCGCGGGCCGGCGGCCCGGCGCGGCCCGTGAGCCTGCGGGAAGTCGTGCGCTACCTCGGGGGCAGCGGCGGCGCCGGCGGCCGCTTAACCCGCGGCCGCGTGCAGGGGCTGCtagaggaggaggcggcggcgcggGGCCGCCTGGAGCGCACCCGCCTCGGAGCGCTCGCGCTGCCCCGCGGGGACAGGCCCGGGCGGGCACCATCGGCTGCCAGCGCCCGCGCGTCGCGGAGCAAG AGGGGTGGAGAAGAGCGAGTGcttgagaaggaagaggaggatgaagatgatgaagatgaagatgatgaagaCGAAGTGTCTGAGGGCTCCGAGGTGCCCGAGGGTGACCGTCCTGCAGGTGCCCAGCACCAGCAGCTTAATGGCGAGCGGGGCCCTCAGAGTGCCAAGGAGAGGGTCAAGGAGTGGACACCCTGTGGACCCCACCAGGGCCAGGATGAAGGGCGGGGGCCAGCACCAGGCAGTGGCACCCGACAGGTGTTCTCCATGGCCGCCATGAATAAGGAAGGGGGATCAG cctctgctgccactgGGCCAGACTCCCCATCCCCCGTGCCTTTGCCCCCAGGAAAAccagccctgcctggggctgATGGGACCCCCTTTGGCTGTCC TTCTGGGCGCAAGGAGAAGCCGGCTGATCCTGTGGAGTGGACGGTGACAGATGTGGTAGAGTACTTCACCGAGGCCGGCTTCCCCGAGCAGGCAACAGCTTTCCAAGAGCAG GAAATCGATGGCAAGTCTTTGCTGCTCATGCAGCGCACAGATGTGCTGACCGGCCTGTCCATCCGCCTCGGCCCAGCCCTGAAAATCTACGAGCACCACATCAAGGTGCTGCAGCAAGGCCACTTTGAGGATGACGACCCCGATGGCTTTCTAGGCTGA